One genomic window of Clostridia bacterium includes the following:
- a CDS encoding glycosyltransferase family 4 protein, with the protein MLGVMVEPGRHNDGWKVPLRRLKHKALAWRWRRRVDMVLAAGELGRQWWCNAGFHPAQVVTFGYFVEIPDSGALGLVTGDREDTSVFRVIYVGSVNHPKALDLVLEALADIDGDWMLDIIGSGPLEEVCRSFVAAHGMSAKVHWHGNRPNDEVIRRIAASDLLVLPSRYDGWGAVVNEALAVGTPVLVSSTCGAKDLVVTDLQGEVFPSESVHGLRTALRRRMALGPVKCEQRERIRAWAAEAISPGAVAEYLIEVIRRAKSHQLAKVTPPWLLKV; encoded by the coding sequence ATGCTGGGGGTAATGGTGGAGCCAGGCCGGCACAACGATGGTTGGAAGGTACCGCTACGTCGTTTGAAACATAAAGCTCTCGCGTGGCGTTGGCGGAGGCGTGTCGATATGGTCCTAGCAGCTGGCGAGCTGGGTCGCCAGTGGTGGTGCAACGCGGGCTTTCATCCAGCGCAGGTCGTAACGTTCGGGTACTTTGTTGAGATACCCGATTCGGGAGCCTTAGGGTTAGTGACCGGTGATCGAGAAGACACTAGCGTATTTCGCGTCATCTATGTGGGAAGTGTAAACCACCCAAAGGCTCTTGATTTGGTCCTGGAGGCGCTTGCCGATATTGATGGCGATTGGATGCTTGATATCATTGGCTCCGGGCCGTTAGAGGAAGTGTGTAGGAGTTTTGTCGCGGCTCATGGGATGTCCGCAAAGGTTCATTGGCATGGAAACAGGCCAAACGATGAAGTTATTCGTCGTATTGCGGCATCAGACCTACTTGTACTGCCAAGTCGATACGATGGTTGGGGGGCCGTGGTGAATGAAGCCTTGGCTGTAGGCACACCAGTTTTGGTTAGTAGTACTTGCGGGGCAAAGGATCTCGTGGTCACTGATTTGCAAGGGGAAGTGTTTCCATCTGAATCGGTGCACGGACTAAGGACGGCCTTGCGCCGCCGAATGGCCTTGGGTCCGGTGAAATGTGAACAACGTGAGCGCATCCGCGCTTGGGCGGCCGAAGCCATAAGCCCTGGCGCCGTAGCCGAGTATCTAATTGAAGTGATTAGGCGAGCCAAGAGCCATCAGCTGGCCAAAGTCACACCTCCTTGGCTCTTAAAGGTGTAG